A genomic stretch from Mariprofundus sp. NF includes:
- a CDS encoding Xaa-Pro peptidase family protein → MTDSTASARLIIADSEHDADMLYVSGMFVPDAFIAIALNGQWHGLFSPLEVDRARKNSKFSQVHLDAPYRLSAETNNRSGLAAVAAAFLEEHAVTTLEVPPHFPFAYAEQLKTWGFEVKASDGAFFPERAIKSETEIRHLAHAEKLTRQSMQQAEHYLAACSIGSDGILRDGLSGKKVKAADLRRAIETFLIGNGAMPAHTIVACGREGADPHNIGAGFIRAHQPIIIDIFPRVLATGYWGDMTRTYVKGRATPEVKKIYNTVREGQDIGLSMVKDGADGTLIHRAITDHFDQQGFPTKMVRGKQTGFFHGTGHGVGLQIHEAPGISTRPGVLKTGQVVTVEPGLYYPGLGGVRIEDMVVVRDNGCDNLTKHKRQLEIA, encoded by the coding sequence ATGACTGATTCAACAGCTTCTGCCCGCCTTATCATTGCCGATTCTGAACATGATGCCGACATGCTCTATGTCAGCGGCATGTTTGTGCCCGATGCCTTTATCGCCATTGCACTCAATGGTCAGTGGCATGGCCTCTTCTCCCCGCTTGAGGTGGATCGCGCCCGTAAAAACTCAAAGTTTTCACAGGTACATCTCGATGCGCCATACAGGTTAAGTGCCGAAACCAATAACCGCAGTGGTCTGGCAGCAGTTGCAGCGGCATTCTTGGAAGAACATGCCGTCACCACGCTGGAGGTTCCACCCCACTTCCCCTTCGCCTATGCCGAACAGCTGAAAACGTGGGGGTTTGAGGTCAAAGCCAGTGATGGAGCCTTCTTTCCTGAGCGCGCCATCAAAAGCGAGACAGAGATCCGGCATCTGGCCCATGCAGAGAAGTTGACCCGGCAATCGATGCAGCAGGCAGAGCACTATCTGGCCGCATGCAGCATTGGCAGTGATGGTATCCTGCGTGATGGTCTGTCTGGTAAAAAGGTGAAAGCAGCCGATCTGCGTCGTGCCATTGAGACCTTCCTGATCGGCAACGGTGCCATGCCCGCCCACACCATTGTCGCCTGTGGCAGAGAGGGTGCTGACCCGCACAATATCGGCGCAGGTTTCATCCGCGCCCATCAACCGATCATTATCGATATCTTCCCGCGTGTACTGGCTACCGGTTACTGGGGAGATATGACCCGCACCTATGTCAAAGGCAGAGCTACACCTGAGGTCAAAAAAATCTATAACACTGTTCGCGAGGGACAGGATATCGGCCTCTCCATGGTTAAAGATGGTGCAGACGGCACACTCATTCACCGAGCTATCACCGACCACTTTGATCAACAGGGATTTCCAACAAAAATGGTGCGCGGCAAACAGACCGGCTTCTTCCACGGCACCGGCCACGGTGTCGGCCTGCAGATTCATGAAGCTCCAGGCATCTCCACCCGACCGGGAGTCTTAAAAACCGGACAGGTGGTGACCGTTGAACCGGGCCTCTACTATCCGGGTCTGGGCGGTGTGCGCATCGAAGATATGGTCGTCGTTCGCGACAACGGCTGTGACAATCTCACCAAACATAAGCGACAATTAGAAATCGCATAG